TGACCAGCAGGTTGGAGATCATCACCACGTCGATCAGGCCGAGCACGATCAGCATGATGTCCTGCTCGCCAAGCGACGGCGTCAGCTGGATCAGGTGCAGGAGTTCCTTGCCGAACAGGAACACGTACACGCATTGTGCGGCGATCAGGCCCAGGTAGAGCGGCAGCTGCAGCCAGCGCGAGCTGAAGATGAGGGCGGGCAGCGGGCCCAGCCGCGGGGTGGGCGGTTGCAGGTTCGACACGGGAGTCCTTCGGGCGAAAAGCCGGCGAAGCGTAAAGGCCGCGGTGCGCCGCTGCCAAGCGGTTTTCCGCGCCCGGGCCGCCTAGACTCGGGTTCCCCACCCGAGGAGCCCCGCCATGATCGACCTCCACTACTGGCCCACCCCGAACGGCCACAAGGTGACGCTGCTGCTCGAGGAGGCCGGGCTCGACTACCGCATCCACCCGGTCGACATCGGCCAGGGCGACCAGTTCGCGCCGGCGTTCCTGGCGATCTCGCCGAACAACAAGATGCCGGCCATCGTCGACCATGCCCCGTCCGACGGCGGCGCGCCGCAGGCCGTGTTCGAGTCCGGGGCGATCCTGCTCTACCTGGCCGAAAAGACCGGGCGCTTCCTGCCGGCGGATCCGCGCGCGCGGATCGAGGTGCTGGAGTGGCTGTTCTGGCAGATGGCGGGACTGGGACCGATGACCGGACAGTACGGACACTTCAGCGTGTATGCGCCCGAGCCGGTTCCCT
The sequence above is a segment of the Luteimonas sp. MC1750 genome. Coding sequences within it:
- a CDS encoding glutathione S-transferase N-terminal domain-containing protein; its protein translation is MIDLHYWPTPNGHKVTLLLEEAGLDYRIHPVDIGQGDQFAPAFLAISPNNKMPAIVDHAPSDGGAPQAVFESGAILLYLAEKTGRFLPADPRARIEVLEWLFWQMAGLGPMTGQYGHFSVYAPEPVPYAIDRYTKEALRLLGVLERRLAGRAFIAGDYSIADMAAYPWINVYDRAPLDLAPFPEVRRWQAAIAARPATQRAYALSKQVNPAAGAPMSDAEKAVLFGQGAKRD